One window of Pseudacidobacterium ailaaui genomic DNA carries:
- a CDS encoding OPT family oligopeptide transporter — translation MAAPQGFQPYVPPGESRPEFTLRAVLLGCVFALLFGAVTVYVGLRAGLTVAASIPIAVLSISVLRALGKASILENNIVQTTGNAGQSIAAGVIFTLPALIFLGFDLEYIRIFMLALLGGWLGVLFMIPLRRQLIVEEHGNLTYPEGTACADVLIAGERGGSFASRVFFGLGLGALYTLFQNENLLGAWPGTPNYEPKWLPGAAVRAEATPEYLGVGYIIGPRIAGTLFAGGIISWLVIMPAIHFFGAHSSQAIYPGTVPIAQMSPSDLWRTYIRPMGAGAVAASGLITLLRTMPTILGALRAGITMMGKNAAADRSSRTERDIPMSIVLAGSALLVLAIFLFLTLKPVPGAYTGWLANFAAALLILVFGFLFVTVSSRIVGLIGSSANPISGMTIATIMATAAIFLVKGWTAPAFGALAIMIGGVVCIAAANAGDTSQDLKTGFIVGATPWKQQVAVMVGVIVSVFSIGLTLNAMNRGLETFLLLKQPVPFNITEPHDGVQVQQQHFSRQRVLLTKPDNSSSFVDGGQYVLLNALGSRTLADGKYLYNPKTGMIEVQWVQGIGSEKAAAPQGRLMATVINGILSRKLPWGLVFLGVFLVLAVEVLGIRSLSFAVGAYLSIGTTLAMFCGGLVRWMADRAVEKAGGSASETESEVSPGSLYASGLIAAGGVMGLLGVARKLYEAATGNTLRVWFAEGSFVDRVLQHQGVSIAAFAMLAFSLYYFARKPLKE, via the coding sequence TTGGCTGCTCCACAGGGTTTTCAGCCTTATGTTCCGCCGGGTGAGTCGCGGCCGGAGTTTACTCTTCGCGCGGTCTTGCTGGGATGCGTGTTTGCTCTGCTGTTTGGCGCGGTGACGGTGTATGTCGGGCTGCGTGCGGGGCTTACGGTCGCAGCTTCGATCCCGATCGCAGTGCTTTCCATCAGCGTGCTGCGGGCCTTGGGCAAAGCGTCCATTTTAGAGAACAACATCGTCCAGACAACGGGCAACGCCGGGCAGTCGATTGCTGCCGGAGTCATCTTCACACTGCCTGCGCTCATCTTTCTTGGGTTTGATCTGGAATACATCCGCATCTTCATGCTGGCGCTGCTCGGCGGCTGGCTTGGCGTGCTTTTCATGATTCCACTGCGGCGGCAGCTGATTGTGGAGGAGCACGGCAATCTTACCTATCCGGAAGGCACGGCCTGCGCCGATGTCCTGATTGCGGGCGAACGAGGCGGTTCCTTTGCCAGCCGCGTCTTTTTTGGCCTTGGGCTGGGCGCGCTGTACACGCTCTTCCAGAATGAAAACCTGCTGGGGGCGTGGCCAGGGACCCCGAACTACGAACCAAAGTGGCTGCCGGGAGCGGCCGTTCGCGCCGAGGCCACGCCCGAATACCTGGGTGTGGGTTACATTATCGGGCCGCGGATTGCAGGCACACTCTTTGCCGGAGGCATCATCAGCTGGCTGGTAATTATGCCTGCCATTCACTTCTTCGGTGCACACTCTTCACAGGCGATTTACCCGGGAACAGTACCGATTGCGCAGATGTCGCCCAGCGATCTGTGGCGGACGTACATTCGTCCCATGGGGGCCGGCGCAGTGGCTGCTTCCGGTCTGATTACGCTGCTGCGCACCATGCCGACCATTCTCGGCGCGCTGCGCGCCGGCATAACCATGATGGGCAAAAACGCCGCGGCGGACCGCTCCTCGCGTACCGAGCGCGACATCCCGATGAGCATCGTCCTGGCAGGCAGCGCGCTGCTGGTGCTGGCCATCTTTCTCTTTCTGACCTTGAAACCTGTTCCCGGAGCGTACACCGGATGGCTCGCCAACTTTGCTGCGGCGTTGTTGATTCTGGTCTTCGGATTTCTCTTCGTCACGGTGAGCAGCCGCATCGTGGGACTGATTGGCAGCTCGGCCAACCCCATCAGCGGCATGACCATTGCAACCATCATGGCGACCGCGGCGATCTTTCTGGTCAAAGGATGGACCGCTCCCGCATTTGGCGCCCTTGCCATCATGATCGGTGGAGTGGTCTGCATCGCTGCGGCCAATGCTGGAGACACTTCGCAGGACCTGAAAACGGGCTTCATTGTAGGCGCGACCCCCTGGAAGCAGCAGGTGGCGGTGATGGTGGGCGTGATTGTTTCCGTCTTTTCCATCGGCCTCACGCTGAATGCCATGAACAGAGGCCTGGAGACATTCTTGCTGCTGAAGCAGCCGGTCCCTTTCAACATCACAGAGCCGCATGATGGCGTCCAGGTGCAGCAGCAGCACTTTTCGCGCCAGCGCGTTCTGCTTACAAAGCCCGACAACTCTTCATCGTTTGTCGATGGCGGCCAGTATGTGCTGCTGAACGCTCTGGGATCAAGGACCCTGGCGGACGGCAAATACCTCTACAATCCAAAGACGGGAATGATTGAGGTGCAGTGGGTGCAGGGCATTGGCAGCGAAAAGGCCGCCGCACCTCAGGGCCGTTTGATGGCAACCGTCATCAACGGAATTCTTTCCCGCAAGCTGCCCTGGGGGCTGGTGTTTCTTGGAGTTTTCCTAGTGCTGGCTGTGGAAGTTCTGGGCATCCGCTCGTTGTCCTTCGCTGTGGGCGCGTACCTTTCCATCGGAACGACGCTGGCCATGTTCTGTGGGGGCCTGGTCCGCTGGATGGCCGACCGCGCAGTGGAGAAAGCCGGAGGCAGCGCGTCAGAGACAGAGAGCGAAGTTTCTCCCGGCTCGCTCTATGCCAGCGGACTGATTGCGGCTGGCGGTGTCATGGGGCTTCTAGGCGTGGCCCGCAAGCTGTATGAAGCAGCGACCGGCAATACGCTGCGCGTGTGGTTTGCCGAGGGCAGCTTTGTAGACCGGGTCCTCCAGCATCAGGGCGTCTCGATTGCCGCCTTTGCCATGCTGGCGTTTTCGCTGTATTACTTTGCCCGCAAGCCTCTCAAAGAGTAA
- a CDS encoding M23 family metallopeptidase translates to MRKRYYIIFVAREEDGRLRKVPVPLHYAYVFVAAAIVGAFTITGMAGSYTRMLLKTATFNQVRSQREALQKDYAQLEQVAHEKEVQAASLGSLASEISALYGLRQNKLTKSEASASSPLTDTSDNFSEQAYTQSLDQLYALRRTALSGQVYQASLNMRRPFGLDDALTLANAPSLWPVVGPVTSSFGERQDPFNGEGAFHAGIDISSSFGTPVRATADGTVEMADRASGYGREIVIDHGYGVKTVYGHLSGFAVTEGQEVTRGQVIGYVGTSGRSTGPHLHYEVRIRNTPVNPHKYLRETMQQLASTGTQTSAGGMQ, encoded by the coding sequence TTGCGTAAACGCTACTACATTATTTTTGTTGCGCGCGAAGAAGACGGCAGGCTGCGGAAGGTCCCTGTTCCGCTGCACTACGCCTATGTCTTTGTGGCGGCAGCGATTGTGGGGGCATTTACGATTACAGGCATGGCCGGCTCCTACACGCGGATGCTGCTCAAGACGGCGACTTTCAACCAGGTGCGTTCCCAGCGCGAGGCCCTTCAGAAAGACTACGCACAGCTGGAACAGGTGGCACATGAAAAGGAAGTCCAGGCCGCCTCGCTGGGGTCCTTGGCAAGTGAAATCAGCGCGCTGTATGGGTTGCGGCAGAACAAACTGACCAAGTCAGAAGCTTCCGCCAGCTCGCCGCTGACGGACACCTCAGACAATTTCAGCGAACAGGCCTACACGCAGTCGCTTGACCAGCTTTATGCGCTGCGCCGCACGGCACTTTCCGGCCAGGTCTATCAGGCCAGCCTGAATATGCGCCGTCCCTTTGGACTGGACGATGCTCTGACACTGGCCAATGCTCCCTCTCTGTGGCCTGTCGTCGGTCCCGTTACCAGCTCCTTTGGCGAGCGGCAGGACCCCTTCAACGGTGAGGGCGCCTTCCATGCCGGAATTGACATCTCCTCCAGTTTTGGAACGCCTGTGCGCGCCACCGCGGACGGGACCGTGGAAATGGCCGACCGCGCCTCCGGGTACGGGCGTGAAATCGTGATTGATCACGGATATGGGGTCAAAACAGTCTACGGACATCTCTCCGGCTTTGCGGTCACCGAAGGCCAGGAGGTGACCCGCGGACAAGTCATCGGCTACGTGGGAACGAGCGGCCGTAGCACCGGACCTCATCTCCACTACGAGGTACGCATCCGCAACACTCCAGTGAATCCACATAAATATCTGCGGGAGACCATGCAGCAGCTTGCCAGCACGGGGACCCAGACTTCGGCCGGCGGGATGCAGTAG
- a CDS encoding PQQ-dependent sugar dehydrogenase: MGKAFYRSVILTAAGTFLLCASSLRADGPPSGKVLTGQAAFTDYSKEKPGVRRKLTVADLPAPYATKGVDNGADMVPRPANAWPQAPEGFKVELYATGLNQPRLIRTAPNGDLFVALSYQNKVMVFRGVGPDGKAKQVETFADNLNMPFGINFYPAGPNPKWIYIGNTDSVVRIPYQVGDLKARGPAQKLADLPGGGRLRGGGHWTRDIAFSKDGTKMFVSVGSHSNVDDPDTHPEEFHRADVLEFTPEGKFIKVYAYGIRNCVGEAIHPMTGELWCSTNERDMLGDNLVPDYITHIQEGGFYGWPWWYMGPHQDPRHEGKHPELKDKVITPDVLLQPHFASLEMLFYEANQFPAEYKGDAFAAEHGSWNRAHRAGYEVIRVPMKDGHATGEYEDFLTGFTTADGHVWGRPVGVAVGNDGSLYVTDDGSGSIWRVSYSKK, translated from the coding sequence ATGGGTAAAGCTTTTTATCGCAGTGTTATCTTGACGGCGGCAGGTACTTTTCTGCTGTGTGCTTCCAGCCTGCGGGCTGACGGTCCTCCGTCCGGAAAAGTCCTCACCGGTCAGGCCGCTTTTACGGACTACAGCAAGGAAAAGCCGGGGGTCCGCCGCAAACTGACGGTGGCTGACCTGCCGGCCCCCTATGCCACCAAGGGCGTAGACAACGGCGCCGACATGGTGCCCCGCCCTGCGAATGCCTGGCCACAGGCGCCGGAAGGGTTCAAGGTGGAGCTTTATGCCACCGGGCTCAACCAGCCCCGGCTCATCCGTACCGCCCCAAATGGCGACCTGTTCGTGGCCCTCAGCTATCAGAACAAAGTCATGGTCTTCCGCGGGGTGGGTCCTGACGGAAAGGCAAAGCAGGTGGAGACCTTTGCCGACAACCTGAATATGCCCTTCGGTATCAACTTCTACCCGGCCGGCCCCAACCCGAAATGGATTTATATCGGGAACACAGATTCGGTGGTGCGTATTCCTTATCAGGTCGGTGATCTGAAAGCGCGCGGACCTGCGCAGAAGCTAGCCGATCTCCCCGGCGGCGGACGCCTGCGCGGCGGCGGACACTGGACCCGCGACATCGCCTTTTCCAAAGACGGAACAAAAATGTTCGTTTCCGTCGGGTCGCACTCCAATGTGGACGACCCCGATACCCACCCGGAAGAATTTCATCGCGCCGATGTGCTTGAATTTACGCCGGAAGGCAAATTTATCAAGGTGTACGCTTACGGAATCCGTAATTGCGTAGGGGAAGCCATCCATCCCATGACCGGTGAGCTTTGGTGCTCAACCAACGAGCGCGATATGCTCGGCGACAACCTGGTCCCTGATTACATTACGCACATCCAGGAAGGCGGTTTTTACGGATGGCCGTGGTGGTATATGGGACCTCACCAGGACCCGCGTCACGAAGGCAAGCACCCGGAGCTGAAGGACAAAGTCATTACCCCGGACGTCCTCCTGCAGCCCCACTTCGCCTCGCTGGAGATGCTCTTTTACGAAGCAAATCAATTTCCAGCTGAATATAAGGGCGACGCCTTTGCTGCCGAACATGGCTCCTGGAACCGCGCCCACCGCGCCGGATACGAAGTCATCCGGGTGCCCATGAAGGACGGACATGCCACTGGTGAATATGAAGACTTCCTTACCGGCTTTACCACTGCCGATGGGCATGTATGGGGTCGTCCGGTGGGGGTTGCTGTTGGCAACGATGGATCGCTCTATGTCACCGACGATGGATCAGGCTCCATCTGGCGCGTGAGCTACAGCAAAAAGTAA
- a CDS encoding transporter, with product MARCAPYTLLLFLMLLAAGRVQAQAGPPFQTDDPTPVDLGHYEAYIFGTVDGTPAELDPTGPAFEFNWGAVPRIQLHAILPFGAVMPSNNPIYAPGGTGASAYGLTDMEFGVKYGFVRQTAHRPQIGSFTMLEVPTGSYSKGLGVGKVWYKLPLWVEKEFGPWSLVGGMGYGVVPQKDYRNYLYGGFLVKREFSKKLELSIELFSHAREGFAAAQTQASAMIDAGGYYHFKNPGLQLLFAYGHSIAGQTENYGYLGLYKTWGKDKGTGTDSADPPSEHFF from the coding sequence ATGGCACGCTGCGCTCCATACACGCTTCTGCTGTTCCTGATGTTGCTTGCTGCGGGAAGAGTACAGGCACAGGCCGGCCCACCCTTCCAGACCGACGATCCGACTCCTGTTGACCTGGGCCATTATGAAGCCTACATCTTCGGCACAGTCGATGGCACCCCGGCGGAGCTGGACCCGACAGGCCCCGCCTTTGAGTTTAACTGGGGGGCGGTCCCCAGAATCCAGCTCCATGCCATTCTGCCCTTCGGGGCCGTGATGCCATCCAACAACCCTATCTATGCCCCGGGCGGAACGGGCGCCAGCGCCTATGGCCTGACCGACATGGAGTTCGGCGTGAAATATGGCTTTGTCCGCCAGACCGCACATCGGCCGCAAATCGGCTCATTTACCATGCTGGAAGTGCCGACAGGAAGCTACTCAAAGGGACTGGGTGTCGGAAAGGTCTGGTACAAACTGCCTCTGTGGGTGGAAAAGGAGTTCGGACCATGGAGCCTGGTCGGGGGCATGGGTTATGGTGTCGTTCCGCAAAAAGACTATCGAAATTATCTGTATGGCGGCTTTCTGGTAAAGCGGGAGTTCAGCAAGAAACTGGAATTGTCCATTGAGTTGTTTTCCCATGCAAGAGAAGGCTTTGCTGCTGCACAGACGCAGGCCTCAGCCATGATAGACGCAGGCGGATACTACCACTTCAAGAATCCCGGCCTGCAATTGCTGTTTGCCTATGGACATTCCATCGCAGGCCAGACAGAGAACTATGGCTATCTGGGCCTTTACAAGACCTGGGGAAAAGACAAAGGCACCGGAACGGACAGCGCGGACCCACCCTCAGAGCATTTTTTCTGA
- a CDS encoding DUF1572 domain-containing protein, whose product MALEFTTSYVKDSLAIFRQYKKLAEAAMAQLSDEQLLATIDQESNSVAIIVKHMAGNMRSRWTDFLTTDGEKPDRDRDSEFERPPATRAALMALWEEGWDRVFTALGPLTDADLGRTITIRGEAHSVMQAINRQVAHSSYHAGQIVFLAKHLKSTDWKCLSVPRGQSAEYHQRVLRGEASQR is encoded by the coding sequence ATGGCCCTTGAATTTACGACCTCCTACGTGAAGGACTCGCTGGCGATCTTCCGCCAGTACAAGAAACTGGCCGAGGCGGCAATGGCGCAGCTTAGCGATGAGCAACTTCTGGCCACGATCGACCAGGAAAGCAATTCGGTGGCGATCATCGTAAAACACATGGCCGGCAACATGCGTTCGCGATGGACAGACTTTCTGACAACCGATGGAGAAAAACCGGACCGAGACCGGGACAGTGAGTTTGAGCGACCTCCAGCCACACGCGCTGCGCTGATGGCCCTGTGGGAAGAGGGATGGGACCGTGTTTTCACCGCGCTTGGACCCCTTACCGATGCAGACCTGGGCCGTACCATCACCATCCGCGGAGAGGCGCATTCCGTCATGCAGGCCATCAACCGGCAGGTAGCGCATTCTTCTTACCATGCAGGACAGATTGTTTTTCTTGCCAAGCATCTGAAGTCCACGGACTGGAAATGCCTGAGCGTACCCCGCGGCCAATCGGCCGAGTATCACCAGAGAGTGCTGCGCGGAGAGGCCAGCCAACGGTAA
- a CDS encoding S53 family peptidase — translation MASSRIELKSSHRRAPAAATPLGPTSPEQIIRVSVIVRRKNPLHLAELQGRRLSHEEFNAQYAADPADFERVRAFASDHNLAVDEAASSLPRRTIVLRGTASSLEKAFGVTLHDYEGHQHKRRFHCFQGAITVPEDLSEVIEAVLGLDARPVAQPHFRVLDPAAQPNPQPLTVPQVAQLYSFPAGLDGTGQTIGILELGGGYTDSDLQTYFQGIGLSVPSITAVSVDGAANSPGDPSGADGEVELDIQVAGAVAPGAKIAVYFAPNSDQGFVDAITTAVHDTANRPSTLSISWGGPESSWSQSSMTALDNACQSAAALGVTITVASGDSGSSDGTSTNTVDFPASSPHVLACGGTELIANGTQISEEVVWNDQDSGGGATGGGFSTTYSVPSWQGSALPSGSSGRGVPDVAGNASPETGYNIVVDGQQEIVGGTSAVAPLWAGLIALINQQLVQQGKQTVGFVNPALYQNPGGFHDITQGDNGSYSAGPGWDACTGLGSPNGTAILSALTASANTATSSS, via the coding sequence ATGGCTTCATCCCGCATCGAGTTAAAGAGCAGCCACCGCCGGGCGCCTGCGGCCGCAACCCCGCTCGGCCCCACGTCTCCTGAACAAATCATCCGGGTTTCTGTCATCGTGCGCCGCAAAAACCCGCTGCATCTCGCGGAGCTCCAAGGCCGCCGTCTTTCGCATGAAGAATTTAATGCGCAATACGCAGCAGACCCGGCCGATTTTGAGCGGGTCCGCGCCTTCGCCAGCGACCACAATCTTGCAGTGGATGAGGCGGCCTCCAGCCTTCCGCGCAGGACCATTGTGTTGCGTGGTACCGCCTCCAGTCTGGAAAAGGCCTTTGGCGTTACGCTGCATGACTATGAAGGCCATCAGCACAAAAGGCGCTTTCACTGCTTTCAGGGGGCGATCACGGTTCCTGAGGACCTGTCCGAAGTCATTGAAGCCGTGCTTGGTCTGGACGCGCGCCCGGTGGCCCAGCCGCACTTTCGCGTGCTTGATCCAGCTGCACAGCCCAATCCACAACCACTCACTGTCCCGCAGGTGGCGCAGCTCTATAGTTTTCCTGCGGGTCTCGACGGTACAGGCCAGACCATCGGCATCCTCGAACTAGGCGGCGGATACACAGACAGTGACCTGCAGACGTATTTTCAGGGGATCGGACTGAGCGTACCTTCGATCACCGCCGTTTCAGTGGATGGTGCTGCCAATTCACCCGGCGATCCCAGCGGCGCCGACGGCGAGGTGGAACTGGACATTCAGGTGGCCGGCGCTGTGGCGCCCGGAGCGAAGATCGCTGTTTACTTTGCGCCGAACAGCGACCAGGGGTTTGTGGATGCCATCACCACGGCCGTCCACGATACAGCAAACAGGCCCTCTACGCTTTCCATCAGTTGGGGTGGACCGGAGTCAAGCTGGTCGCAGTCTTCGATGACTGCACTCGACAACGCCTGTCAATCTGCGGCCGCCCTTGGGGTCACCATTACCGTCGCATCCGGTGACAGCGGGTCCAGCGACGGCACCAGCACAAATACCGTGGACTTCCCTGCATCCAGTCCGCACGTGCTTGCCTGCGGCGGGACCGAGCTCATCGCCAATGGCACTCAAATCTCAGAAGAGGTGGTCTGGAACGACCAGGATTCCGGCGGAGGCGCCACCGGAGGCGGCTTCAGCACGACATATTCTGTGCCTTCATGGCAGGGCAGCGCATTGCCTTCCGGCAGTTCTGGGCGAGGGGTCCCCGATGTTGCCGGAAATGCCTCGCCGGAGACCGGCTACAACATTGTTGTGGACGGCCAGCAGGAAATCGTAGGAGGCACCAGTGCTGTGGCCCCACTCTGGGCTGGACTGATTGCCCTCATCAACCAGCAGCTCGTCCAGCAGGGAAAGCAGACCGTGGGTTTTGTGAATCCCGCCCTTTATCAGAATCCGGGCGGCTTTCATGACATTACGCAGGGCGATAATGGAAGCTATTCGGCTGGCCCGGGCTGGGACGCCTGCACCGGACTGGGTTCTCCCAACGGAACAGCCATTCTCTCTGCGCTGACGGCCTCTGCCAATACCGCAACTTCATCATCCTGA
- a CDS encoding DUF3175 domain-containing protein codes for MAAAKKKWSAKVTTDSTHPPQGLFTKDPETIARTLASKKVSPKGPGSGMRMLTFYINRAGKNLSAADRARLEEAKNLLSERIRHKRSAA; via the coding sequence ATGGCTGCTGCAAAAAAGAAATGGTCCGCGAAAGTCACCACCGATTCCACACATCCTCCTCAAGGGCTTTTCACAAAAGATCCTGAGACCATTGCCCGCACACTTGCGTCCAAGAAGGTATCTCCCAAAGGCCCCGGCTCAGGCATGAGGATGCTCACGTTTTACATCAACCGCGCCGGAAAGAACCTGAGTGCGGCTGACCGGGCCCGTCTGGAAGAGGCGAAGAATTTGCTGTCCGAGCGCATACGCCACAAGAGGAGCGCCGCGTAA
- a CDS encoding cupin domain-containing protein, with the protein MSKTVSTANTEHYIWGEVCDGWHLVRTENLSVIEECMPPGAQEQRHRHARSRQFFYVLEGELTMQFDDDVVTVPARHGLQIAPGVPHQAKNRSSAAVRFLVISQPPSHGDRIS; encoded by the coding sequence ATGAGCAAGACCGTGAGCACCGCAAACACAGAGCATTACATCTGGGGAGAAGTCTGCGATGGCTGGCATCTGGTGCGGACCGAAAATCTCAGCGTGATTGAAGAGTGTATGCCTCCCGGCGCGCAGGAGCAACGCCACCGACATGCGCGTTCGCGCCAATTCTTCTACGTGCTCGAAGGCGAGCTGACCATGCAGTTCGACGACGATGTAGTTACGGTTCCAGCACGGCATGGGCTTCAAATTGCACCCGGAGTGCCGCACCAGGCCAAAAACCGCTCTTCTGCGGCGGTCCGCTTTCTTGTCATCTCACAGCCTCCCAGTCATGGCGACCGAATCTCCTAA
- a CDS encoding acyl-CoA carboxylase subunit beta, translated as METTNHSLRAEMLEELERRNRLAEEGGGEARRERQHREGKLSARERIHLLLDEGTFEETDKLVTHRCTDFGMAEKRVPGDGFVTGYGKIDGRTVFVFAQDFTVFGGSLSEANAAKIVKLMDTAMRVGAPIIGLNDSGGARIQEGVVSLAGYADIFLRNTLASGVVPQISAILGPCAGGAVYSPAITDFTLMVDKTSYMFVTGPDVIKTVTHEEVTKEKLGGAMTHNEISGVAHFMAHDDAECLAMVRELLGFVPSNNLEDPPRRPCSDPIDRADRELDTIVPAESNQPYDMKQVIARIVDDGYFFEVHEHFARNIVVGFARMNGRPVGIVANQPAFLAGVLDIDASVKGARFVRFCDAFNIPLITLEDVPGFLPGTQQEYGGIIRHGAKLLFAFAEATVPKLTVITRKAYGGAYCVMSSKHIRTDVNLAWPTAEIAVMGPEGAVNIVYGRELAQVVAEAEAKEGPLSEERKQEVLAAARAEKIREFREQFANPYIAAERGYVDAVILPHETRRRLITALEMLDGKRDKNPPKKHGNIPL; from the coding sequence ATGGAAACCACAAACCACAGCCTCCGAGCGGAGATGCTGGAAGAACTGGAACGCCGGAACCGTCTGGCGGAAGAGGGTGGCGGCGAAGCGCGGCGCGAACGCCAGCACCGGGAAGGCAAGCTTTCAGCGCGCGAGCGCATCCATCTTCTGCTGGACGAAGGTACGTTTGAGGAAACTGACAAGCTGGTCACACACCGCTGCACCGATTTCGGAATGGCCGAGAAGCGTGTCCCTGGCGATGGCTTTGTCACTGGATACGGCAAGATCGATGGCCGCACGGTTTTTGTCTTCGCGCAGGACTTCACCGTTTTTGGCGGCTCCCTCTCTGAAGCCAACGCGGCAAAAATCGTCAAGCTCATGGACACGGCCATGCGCGTCGGCGCTCCCATCATCGGACTGAATGATTCCGGCGGAGCACGCATTCAGGAAGGCGTGGTTTCGCTTGCCGGATACGCTGATATTTTTCTGCGCAATACGCTGGCCAGCGGCGTCGTGCCGCAAATATCAGCCATCCTTGGTCCCTGCGCAGGCGGCGCAGTCTACTCCCCGGCCATTACCGACTTTACGCTGATGGTGGACAAGACTTCATACATGTTTGTGACCGGTCCGGACGTGATCAAGACCGTTACGCATGAGGAAGTCACCAAAGAAAAGCTGGGCGGCGCAATGACGCACAATGAGATCTCCGGCGTGGCGCACTTCATGGCGCACGATGACGCTGAGTGCCTTGCCATGGTTCGTGAGCTTTTGGGCTTTGTCCCCTCGAACAATCTGGAAGATCCGCCGCGTCGCCCATGCAGCGACCCGATCGACCGCGCCGACCGCGAGCTGGATACGATTGTACCCGCCGAGTCAAACCAGCCTTATGACATGAAGCAGGTCATCGCGCGCATTGTAGACGACGGCTATTTCTTTGAGGTGCACGAGCACTTTGCCCGCAACATTGTTGTCGGCTTCGCCCGTATGAATGGCCGTCCTGTGGGCATTGTGGCCAACCAGCCTGCATTTCTGGCCGGGGTCCTTGACATTGACGCCAGCGTCAAGGGAGCGCGTTTTGTGCGCTTCTGTGATGCCTTCAACATCCCACTCATTACGCTGGAAGACGTCCCTGGATTTCTTCCCGGCACACAGCAGGAGTATGGCGGAATCATTCGCCATGGCGCCAAGCTGCTCTTTGCCTTTGCGGAGGCGACCGTGCCTAAGCTCACCGTCATCACGCGCAAGGCCTATGGCGGCGCATACTGCGTCATGAGTTCCAAGCACATCCGCACAGATGTGAACCTGGCATGGCCCACAGCGGAGATCGCCGTGATGGGGCCGGAAGGTGCGGTGAATATTGTGTATGGACGCGAGCTTGCGCAGGTGGTTGCCGAGGCCGAGGCAAAAGAAGGTCCGCTGAGCGAAGAGCGCAAACAAGAGGTCCTTGCCGCAGCGCGCGCTGAAAAGATACGTGAGTTCCGCGAGCAGTTTGCCAATCCATATATCGCAGCCGAGCGCGGATACGTGGACGCCGTCATTCTTCCGCACGAAACGCGCCGACGCCTGATTACCGCGCTCGAAATGCTCGACGGCAAGCGCGACAAGAACCCGCCGAAGAAGCACGGGAACATTCCGCTATGA
- a CDS encoding ArsR/SmtB family transcription factor, which produces MPDTLRRFKAEFFQALAHPTRIAILEQLRDGELSAGAIIEKLGMEQANVSQHLAVLRSKQIVVNRKTGNQVFYSVRDPLIIEVLDLMRKYFHAHLSEALTMLEEMEAHR; this is translated from the coding sequence ATGCCAGATACATTGCGTCGCTTTAAGGCCGAATTTTTCCAGGCGCTGGCCCATCCCACGCGCATTGCCATTCTTGAGCAGCTACGCGATGGTGAGCTTTCTGCCGGGGCGATCATTGAAAAACTGGGCATGGAGCAGGCGAATGTTTCGCAGCACCTTGCTGTCTTGCGCTCAAAACAGATTGTCGTAAACCGGAAGACGGGCAATCAGGTTTTCTATTCGGTGCGCGACCCTCTGATTATCGAGGTCCTTGACCTCATGCGGAAATATTTTCATGCCCATCTGAGCGAAGCGCTCACCATGCTGGAAGAGATGGAGGCCCATCGGTGA